ATACTTCATCTTTTTCATGAGCATCTTTTGGCATCGGGTATTTCAGGTTGGCAATGTCATCTACTACAATAATTCCCTGAGTTTTTTCCAATAATTCTCTTACGTCAGCAAGATCGAAATCATTTTCAAACTCAATGTTTACCGATTCAGAGTGACCACCCATTACCGGAATACGAACAGTAGTTGCGGTTAAACGGATGCTGTCATCACCCATAATCTTACGGGTTTCATTGATCATTTTCATCTCCTCTTTTGTGTATCCGTTTTCTACGAAAACATCAATCTGAGGAATTACGTTTAAGTCGATCTGATATGGATATGCCATCGGGCCATCAATGCCTTTACGCTCATTCATCATTTGCTCTACCGCCTTTACACCGGTACCGGTTACCGACTGATAAGTAGAAACAACAACGCGTTTGATCTTATATTTATCATGTAATGGTTTTAAAGCCACTACCATTTGAATGGTTGAACAATTCGGGTTTGCAATGATCTTATCATCAATAGATAGTTCATGGGCATTCACTTCTGGTACAACCAGCTTTTTGGAAGGGTCCATGCGCCATGCAGATGAATTGTCAATTACGGTAGTACCTGCCTCAGCGAAACGTGGTGCATGTTCTAATGAAGTGCTTCCTCCAGCAGAGAATAATGCAATATCAGGTCTCATTGAAATTGCAGTATCCATGTTTACAATCGCGTACTTCTTACCCTTGAAAGTGATTTCCTTACCAACACTTTTTTCGGATGCAACCGGAATTAACTCGGTTAACGGGAAGTTACGCTCTTCTAACACTTTTAACATTACGGTACCTACCAGACCGGTGGCGCCTACAACTGCAATTTTCATTTTTTTAAATGGTTTTTTTAATCGTTTTTATTAATTTATATAGTATTCAGTTTTTATAATAAGTTCTTTATTCTCAATGGTCTGAGTAGATCTCAGATTTTTCAAATATGGTGATTTTTTTACGCTTTTTGTTCCCCAAGAACTTAAAACTTGCATTTTGATTTGTTTTTAACAGGTGATCTTTACCCTTTTATGTGAAATGATGCCGCAAAGACGAATTTCTGAACATAAAAAAGGGAAGTAGTTTTGTAAACCACTTCCCTTGATATTTTAAGATCTCTATTCTTAAATCAAATCGTGATTTACATGGTCAAAGCTTTTCTTAATGCTGATGAATGGATCCATGGAGAAGTTTTCCTGCTCTACGATCGCATGTTTCAGCCCGGCCTGCTTGGCGTGCTTGAAAATAGACTTGAAGTCGATACTTCCGCTACCTACTTCTGTATTGATAGAAGGTTTAGCTTTATCCATGTCTTTCACATGCCACATCGGGAAACGTCCGGGGTATTTGTTGAATAAAGCAACAGGATCGTTTCCTGATCTTACTACCCAGTACAAATCCATTTCAAATTTAACATTGTCTTTATCCGTTTCCTGAAGCATTACCTCATATCCGGTTCCACCATCATATTTTTTGAATTCAAAATCATGGTTGTGGTAAGCAAGCGTTAAACCTGATTTTTTACAGATTTCAGCAGCTTCGTTTAAGCGGGCTGCCACTTTTTTATAATCATCAAGGCTGGATCTTAAATTTTCTCCCAGCCATGGTACGGTCAGGTAATCCATACCGATGCCTTTTGCTCCTTCGATATTGATTTTTAAGTCGTCCTGATTGCCATCTTTAATGAAAGGATCCAAACCAAAATGCCCGCTAGGTGCTTTTAATCCGTTTGCATCTAGTAGACTTTTGAATGCTTTCGCGTCCAACCCCCAGTAACCGCCCTGAGCAGAATAACCATAGGTTTCTACTTCTTTATAGCCTGCTTTGGCTACCTGCTCGATTACTCCTTTAACATCTTTTCCAATCACTTCACGCAGGGTGTACAATTGAAGACCAACTGGTTTTGCTTTTGCAGGAGTGCAGGCAAATGAAGGGAGTACGATCGCTCCCGCCGCTGCAATTCCTACATTTTTTATAAATGTTCTTCTTGAATTCATAGCTTTTAGTTTATACGTCACAAATATTTACGGCATCTCTCAATGATTTGATTTTATCCTGGTATCTGGGAATAAATTCCTGTGCCAGGTAACCCTTAAAGCCTGTTGCAAGAATGGCTTTAATGATTGCCGGATAAAATAACTCCTGAGTATCGTCTATTTCGTTTCTTCCGGGTACGCCGGCAGTATGGTAATGAGAAATGTACTGGTGGTATTTATTGATGTTGGCAATCACATTTCCCTCATCAATCTGCATGTGGTAAATGTCGTACAACAGTTTAAAGTTTTCTGAACCCAGCCTTTTGGCCAGTTCAGCTCCCCATGCAGTGGTATCACATTGATAATCTTTATGGTCAACTTTACTGTTTAACAACTCCATTACCAATACTACATTGTGTTTTTCGGCAATTCCGATCACCTGCTTTAGTCCCTCTACACAATTTTTCCATCCGGTTTCATCGTCTTTTCCACGACGGTTTCCACTGAAACAAATCAATTGGGTATATCCTGCTTCGGCTACTTTGGGAATCATTTCTGAATAGTTTTTAATCAGGGTAGCATGGAATTTAGGATCATTCCAGCCATCAACAAGGTTGATCTCCGCGCCGTTACACATCGAAGAGTACAAACCATGTTTCTTCAATATATGCCAGTCTGCGGGACCTACAAGGTCGATTGCTTTCAATCCTATTTTTTTTGCTTCAATACATAAAGCATCTAAATCCATTCCACCGAAACACCAGCGGCAAACGGAGTGGTTTACGTTTCCTTTCAATGCAGTAGATTTATAAGATTCCATTGCAAAAGCAGGTAAAGCTGCCGATACGCCTAATGCGGCAGTTCCGGCAACAATACTTTTCAGTGCAGTTCTTCTGCTTAGTTCTTCGCTCATTAGTGATTCAGTTGGGCTTCCACTTTCTTTTTATCGGTAAAGAAAAGTGCAAACAATAAGAATACCACGAATGCAATTCCCGAAGGAATGATCCATACCATTTTCCAGTCAAACGAGCCATCAGCAAGTTTATAGGTGTCGGTGATCCAGCCTGCAACTTCAAAACCGATCAGCATCCCTACACCATAGGTAGCAAGGGTGATCAGGCCCTGTGCAGAGCTTTTATATTTTTCTCCTGCTGCCGAGTTGGTATAGATTTGTCCGGATACAAAGAAGAAATCATAGCAGATTCCGTGAAGGGCAATACCTAGGATCAGCATAAAGCTCAGATCGCTTGCATTTCCATAAGCAAATAGCGCGTATCGTATACCCCAGGCCAGCATTCCTACTAAAATGGTTTTCTTAAAGCCGAACTTGGTAAAGAATACCGGTAAAAGCAGGAGGAACAAGACTTCGGAAATTTGTCCGATGGTCATTTTTCCGGTTGGATCTTCCAAACCTACATTGGAAAGGAAGGGGTGTGCATTCTGATAGTAGAATGCCAAGGGAATACAAATCAGGATAGATGAAATAAAGAAAATCGCGAAATTCTTATCCTTTAATAGTTTCAAAGCGTTTAATCCCAGAATTTCTGAGACGTTTACTTTTTCACCTGATGCCACTTTCGGCGGTGTTTTTGGTAAAGCAAAACTAAATAAACCCAATACCAGTGAGGCGATTCCAGCCATTAGGAAAGTGTTTTTTAGCATTCCTGATTTTGCGGCTTCAGCGGTATCCCAGTGGAAAAAGAAACTGATTAACAAACCTGCAGCAATCCATCCGATTGTTCCCCATACCCTGATGGTCGAGAATTCTTTTTCAGGATCTTTCATTTGATTGAAAGAAACCGAATTGACCAGTGCCAGAGTAGGCATAAACAGAATCATGTAAGCCAGGACGTAAGGATAAAAGACATTGATGTCTGTGGCATTATACATCTGATACATCAGCACTGCTCCTATAAGGTGCAGGATTCCAAGAATCTTCTCCGCATTAAAATAGCGGTCAGCAATCAGTCCGATAATAAAAGGGGCAATGATCGCTCCCCAGGATTGGGTAGAGAACACTGATGCACTCTGGCCTCCGGTAGCGCTGAGATTATTCCCCAGGAAGGTGCCCAGCGTTACAAACCATGCGCCCCAGATAAAAAACTCCAGGAACATCATGGATGATAATTTGATGCGGTTGTTTAGGTTCATTTTTGGTTAGTTATATCTCGTTTTGTTTATCAATTATAGTTCTTTAATCAGGATGTTGCGGTACCAAACTTCGTTACCATGATCCTGAAGGGCAATCTTTCCGGATTTGAAAGTTGCAAAACCTTCCCAATTAGCAAATTTACTTCCTGCAATTAAAGCTTTAAACTGATCGTCCCACAGTGTGGTGCTGACGATTTTAACGCCGTTTAATTTCAATTCCAGCTTTCCGTTTTTGCTGATAATTTCTGCCGTATTCCATTCTCCAACCGGTTTTACGGGCTCTGAACTACTTTTAATCAGGTCATACAGGTCTCCCGAACGGTGTTTGGTGATCTTTCCGTCAGGATGACCATCATTGTCCAGTACCTGCATTTCTAAACCAGTACTATAGGTATTGGAATATTTAGCCTTGTCTTCATTAATGTAGAAAATGATTCCGCTATTGGCTTTCGGGGCTACTTTCCAATCTATTTTAAGGTGGAAATTGCTGTATTCCTTATCGGTTACCAGGTCTCCTCCACCTTCTCTTCCTGATTTAGGAACAAAATGAAGCGTACCATCTTCTACCTGCCATTTACTGCCTGCTGTAGTCTGGCCGTACGTATGCCATCCTGCGGTAGATTTACCGTCGAACAGTTTTGTAAATCCTTTTTTGCCAGATTGTGCTGTTGCAGATCCAATGATCGCAGTTAAGAACATGGCTGAGAAAATATATTGTTTCATAATTTTATCTTTTAGTTGAAATGAGGATTACCATCCTTTACGGTATTCGCGTTGTACGTATTGGTTTACCGCGTCAAAATTGGTGACTCTCATTTTGTCATTATCCCAAAGTAACTTGATGTTTCTTCCAGGGAAGCTGGCTTTGCCTTTATCGTTTTTCAACTGGATATCTGTAGCTCTGATGGCCAGGTTGGCCATTAGTAAAGCTTCTGTTAAAGGACCTGCAATGTCAAATGGAGAGCTGAGTTCTTTTTTACCATATCCGGCAATACAAGCCTCTACCCATTGTGCGTAGTGACCATCTGCTCCACCTTTAACGCGGGCAAGGCTTTCAGGTACCCTGATGTCTTTATTTTTGCTCAATGGTAATAAACGAGGATCTGCACTGTAAGTGCTGGCCATCATTTTTCCTTTTGTACCGATAAATAAGGTTCCGTTTCCACCGTCACCAAACACTTCGTTTGCTTCCAGTTCTTCCGGTCTTTCCGGTTGAATACCACCGTCCATCCAGTGAACTACCACATCGCCTTTAGTTTTATTCGTTTTCGGGAATTTTAAGGTCACGTGGCTTGATGGCGGACAACTGTCAGGGAAATACCCCCTTTTGAATTCATCCACATACACAGAGCCTACGCTCGCCTGAACTTCCGTAGCATATTTCAGGTTCAGCATGCTGAACGGAGCCTCTAACAAGTGGCATCCCATATCGCCTAATGCGCCTGTACCATAATCCCACCAGCCTCTCCAGTTAAATGGAACTAATTTCTCCACATAATCTTTGTAAGGGGCAGTACCCAACCATAAATTCCAATCCAGATCACTAGGCACCTGTGCTTTATTTGCAGACCATGGAATACCTTGTGGCCATACCGGTCTGTCTGTCCATGCGTATACGGTATGGACATCCCCGATTAAACCTGCATCATACCATTCTTTCATCTGTCTTGGCCCGTCGTTAGATGCACCCTGGTTTCCCATTTGGGTAACAACTTTATATTTAGAAGCTGCTGCGGTTAAGGCACGTGCTTCATAAATATCGTGGGTTAAAGGTTTTTGAACGTATACGTGTTTCCCTAACTGCATGGCAGCTAAAGCCTGTATGGCATGACTATGATCCGGAGTAGAAACCGACACTGCATCGAAGTTCTTGGATTCTTTGTCGAACAATTCACGATAATCTCTGTAATATTTTGCTTTCGGGAATGCCTTTACACTGGCAGCTGCCCTGGAGTCGTGTACATCACAAAGGAAGCCGATTTCGGCCTTGCCACTCTTATAAAAATTAGCAATATCTGACTGTCCTTTACCTCCTGCGCCAATTCCTGCAATAATCAGGCGGTCACTTGGAGCGGTAAATCCTCTTCCGCCTAAAACATGACGGGGAACAATCATAAATGCAGTAGCTGCAACTGCAGCCGTTTTGAGGAAACTACGTCTTGACGTAGCGTCCTGGTTCTTGTTGGTTTCTTCCATGGTTTATAGGGTTGGTTCTGTGGTTCAGGTTATTTTTTCAGGGATAGAATGTATCTCACCATTTCTTTAGCATCATCTTTCGACAGACTGGCATGCGGTGTCATTGGAACTTCTCCCCAAACTCCCTTACCACCGGAAATGATTTTACCTGCCAATAATTCAATTGTTTCATCGTTCAGGCTGTATTTAGCGGCAATCTCTTCGTAGGTTGGGCCAATTACTTTGGTTACTTTATTATGGCAGCCGATACAATCTGCAGTAGCGATCAGTCTTTCTCCCGGGTGTTTTTCGGTAGATGCTGTACTGGTTGCAGGTGTACTTTCTGTTGTTGTGGCGGTGTTTGTTGCATTTGATTCCGGACTTCCGCAAGAAGCTAAGGCAAGAATAAAGCAGGCTAGAACAAATAGTGTGTGTTTCATTTTGTGTTGTATTAATTTATAGACCTAAAATTTTATTGTTGAAATCGTCATCTCCACCAGAAGCCGCAAAATCATCAAATGCCCTTTCGGTTACTTTAATGATGTGCTTACTGATGAGTTCAGCGCCTTCTTTTGCACCAACCTGTGCATCTTTGATCGGGCATTCCCATTCCATTACCGCCCATCCCTGATAATCGTATTGTGCTAATTTACTGAAAATGGTTTTGAAATCTACCTGTCCATCGCCTGGTGAACGGTATCTTCCTGCGCGGTTTGCCCAGCTTTGGTATCCGCCAAAGGTTCCTTGTTTGCCGGTAGGGTTAAACTCAGAATCTTTCACGTGGAAAGCTTTAATGCGCTCGTGATAGAAATCGATGTACTGGATATAATCCAGCTGCTGCAATACAAAGTGAGAGGGATCGTATAACAGGCAGGCACGGGGATGGTTATTTACTTTTTCGAGAAACATCTCATAGGTGATGCCATCAAAAAGATCTTCACCAGGGTGAATCTCATAACATACATCAACGCCACAATTGTCGAACTCATTCAGAATTGGCGTCCATCTTTTGGCAAGCTCAGTAAAAGCAGCATCGACCAATCCTTCTGGTCTTTGTGGCCATGGATGGAACATATGCCAAAGCAGGGAACCACTAAAGGTAGCATGGGCATTCAATCCCAGGTTTTGCGAAGCTTTAGCGGCATATTTTAATTGCTGAACTGCCCATTTGGTCCGTTCAGCAGGGTTATTCTTATATTGATCCGGTGCGAATGCATCAAAAGCAAGGTCGTAAGCCGGATTCACTGCAACCAGTTGTCCCTGAAGGTGAGTGGACAACTCTGTGATTTCTAATCCATGTGCCTGCACTTTACCTTTTAATTCATCTGCATAGGTTTTGCTCTCTGCAGCTTTTTGAAGGTCGATAAAGCGGGAATCAAGCGTAGGCATCTGGATGCCTTTAAAACCTAATCCTGCAGCCCATTCACAAATGGCATCCAGTGAATTGAAAGGGGCTTCATCTCCAATAAACTGGGCAAGAAAAACTCCGGGTCCTTTAATTGTTGTCATGATATTTATATGTTAAAATCAAACCACTTTTGATCAGATGCGGAGGAAGCTACCACATTTTCAATAAATGCCATTCCTCTTACGCCATCTTCTACTTTAGGGAAGTCGAGCATCGCTGCTGTTGGTTCTTCACCTTTACTGATCGCTGATAGTGTTAACGCAAAGTTTCTGTAAATATTTGCAAAAGCTTCCAGATAACCTTCCGGATGACCTCCCGGAACGCGGGTATTGTGTTTAGCGATATCAGAAAGATAAGGCTGTCCGGCGCGATAAATCTGTGCCGGCTGATCCAACCATTTTACGATTAACGTATTTGGTTCCATCTGATGCCATTCCAGGCCACCTTTTTCTCCGTAAATTTTTATTTTCAGTGCATTTTCTTCACCTGCGGCAATCTGAGATGCAATCAGAACGCCGTTCGCTCCATTGTCAAATTTCAACAATACGTTCCCGTCATCGTCTAATCCGCGACCAGGAACAACGATGTTTAAGTCTGCACAGAGTTTACTGATTTTTAATCCGGAAATGTATTCTGCCAATTGAGCGGCATGCGTGCCGATATCTCCCATACAGCCACTTTTTCCGCTTTTCTTTGGATCTGTACGCCATGCGGCACCAGCGTTTCCTTCTCTTTCTGTGAGGGTACTCAACCATCCCTGAGGATATTCTACCATTATTTTTCTAATGGCACCGATTTTTCCTTCTTTCACCATTTCTCTGGCTTGTTTTACCATCGGGTAGCCTGAATAGGTGTGGGTAAGACAAAGAATAAGGCCGGTTTCCTTAACTTTTTCCTGTAGTTGTTTTGCTTCTTCCAGGGATAAGGCAATGGGTTTCTCAATCACGACATTAAAGCCATGGTCAAGTGCCATCATTGCAGGAGCAAAGTGTGCAAAATTTGGGGTCACGATGGTAACGAAATCAATGCGTTTATCTGCAGGAAGCTGACTTTCTTTTTCAATCATCTCCTGGTAGTTCTCATAAATTCTATCGTCATCCAGGAAAAGTTCTTTTCCGGATTGTCTGCCTACTTCAGGATTTACGCTTAAAGCTCCGCAGCAAAACTCTACCTGACCATCCATATTTGCTGCAATGCGGTGAACGGCGCCGATAAATGCGTCTTTACCTCCACCGATCATGCCCATTCTCATCTTTCTGTTGTTCATCAGAATAATTTATTTTGTGTTGTTTTTATACTATCTAAACCGACTTAGCACGGCTTAAATATAAAACCTGCATGCCGTTTTTACAAGCATGCAGGTTTAATTTTAAAGGTTTCCTTTTTTAAGTTCATTAACTGCAAAATCACATGCCCTTGCGGTCAGTGCCATATAGGTTAATGATGGATTCTGACAAGCGGCAGAAGGCATACATGAACCGTCGGTTACAAATACATTTTTCACTTCATGCATCTGGTTCCATTTATTTAACACCGAAGTTTTAGGATCGTGTCCCATGCGGGCAGTACCCATTTCATGGATGGCCATTCCCGGAGTAGAGCCATTATCATAAGTATGTACATCTTTGATTCCTGCGGCTTCCAGCATTTCAGCAGCATCGTTCATCATGTCTACGCGCATTTTTTGCTCGTTGTCTTTGAATTCACAATCAATTGCCAAAACAGGTTGTCCCCATTTGTCTTTTTTGTTTTTATCGATGTAAACACGGTTTTCATGGTATGGAAGAGATTCTCCAAAACCACCTAAGCCCATGTTCCATGCACCCGGAACAGTCATCTGGTCTTTGAAGTCGCCACCAAAAGCAAGTTCAGCAACTTCTCCATGCCAGTTTCCGCGACTTGCACCACCCTGGTATCCAAAGCCTCTTACATAATCGCGTTTGTCATTGCCGATATTTCTGTATCTAGGAATGTAAATTCCGTTTGCCCTTCTTCCGAAGGTATATTTATCGTCGAAACCTTCTGCTCTTCCGGAAGCTCCGCAACGGAAATGGTGGTCCATCAGGTTATGTCCCAATTCACCGCTACCATTACCTAATCCGTTAGGGAAAATGTCTGAAGTAGAGTTTAACAACAGGAAGGTAGAACCTAAAGTTGATCCGTTAACGAATACAATCTTTGCATAATACTCAATTGTTTCTTTTGTTTCAGAATCGATGACAACTACTCCTTTTGCTTTTTGTGTTTCTTTATCATAGATGATGGTATTCACCAGAGAGAAAGGACGAAGCGTCAGGTTTCCGGTCGCTACTGCTGCAGGAAGGGTAGAAGATTGTGTGCTGAAATAGGCACCGAAAGGACAACCTCTGCTGCACAGGTTACGGTACTGGCATTTACCTCTTCCGCCATGTTCAACAGTTAAATTGGCAGTACGGCCAATGGTCATGATCCTGGATTTTTTCCATTTGTCTTCAATCCTTTTCTTCACATCTTTTTCCACACAGTTCATTTCCATTGGAGGAAGGAATTGTCCGTCAGGGAAGTGAGGATAGTTTTCTGCCTGTCCGCTGATTCCTGCAAATTTCTCTACATAATCATACCATGGGGCAATGTCTTTATACCGGATCGGCCAGTCTACACCGTGCCCGTCTTTTGCATTGTCTTCGAAATTCAGGTCACTCAAGCGGTAACTCTGACGGCCCCACATCAATGATTTTCCACCTACATGGAAACCACGGTACCAGTCAAAACGCTTTACTTCAGTATAAGGACAGTCGTGGTCATTTACCCAGAAGCTTTCATTGAATTCCTGATAAGGGTAATCTCTTTTTTGCACAGGGTGTGACTCTTTTTGTGCTTCTGTTAATCTTCCGCGGTGTTCGAATTCCCATGGCTTTTTCATCGCCGTGGTATAGTCTTTAATATGTTCAACGTTTCTTCCTCTTTCCAGAAGTAAAACTTTCAAACCTTTTTCGGTTAATTCTTTTGCAGCCCAGCCGCCACTGATTCCTGATCCTACAACAATCGCATCATAAGTATTCTGCGCCGTTGCCTTTGTATTTAAATTACTCATTGTCTAATTGATAAAAGATTTATGCCCAAACTTTTTGACCCGGTTTTAAGTCCACACAACCGTCGTAACGGCCAGGGATTTCTACATAGGCCAAGGCCTTGGTAGCACCGATCTCTGAGGTGAAGTAACCCAATAAGGTTAAATCCCTGATGATTGCAAAGAACTGAGGAGCTGTTTTCTCCTTCTCCTTAGGGGTCATTGCATTTCCGGGAGCTTCTTTTTCAGACTTTTTCTGAATAACGTTTTCTTTTTGTTTTTCTAAAGCATCTTTTTCCACTTTACTTGCTGCAATGGTGGCTTCACGAACTTTGTTTAAAAGTTCCTGACGCTGTGCTACAGAAATTTCGAGGAATGATTTTTTAAAGGTGTCTTTTGATTGCTTCTCCAGATCTTCCAGACCCTTGGTGAATGCTTTTTGAGCATCTGAAGGGTAGCAATCTTTGACCATCATGGCGATAAATGGTCCTACTCCAGCTTCTTTAGCCCCAGGTGTACTTGTGGTAGGGATAATGATGTCAGCTACTTCAGTAATTAATTTTTCCTGATCAGCAGAAAATAAATTACCGGCAGTTGTTGTGGATGGTGAATTGCAACTCTCTAAAAATACTCCGATCGTAGTTGCAGATAATGCAGCCCCCATTAAAAAGGCGACACTCTTCACTGCTTCTCTTCTGTCCATATTAGGCGGTTTAGGTGTTTATATGTGGTTAAAGTGTGTTTTGTTTTGTAATAATAAGCAAAAATTAATAGTTAGTGTCATAAATACACGTTAATTATAAATATATAATGTTTTTGTTACTTAATCAATTTTTATCTTGACTCTTTTGAAATGAGAAAGAGAAATTTTCGGGTGGTTTATTGCCGGTATTCGTGTCCTGATGCTTAGAAAAAACGGATAAATGCCGATAAATCATAAACATTTTATATAGGTTTGTTACGTTTTTTTAACTTTGTCAAAATCCAAATAATTCATGATTGAGAAAATATTAGTATTGGGCTCTAACGGTCAGATCGGCACTGAACTGGTAACCGCCTTACGTAACACTTACGGTGAAAATAATGTAGTTGCCTGTGACATTCGCAGACCTGATTATGACATCAAGAACTCGGGACCATTTGAGTTTGTGAATGTGCTTGAGAAAGACATTCTAAACAACATTTTTCAGAAATATAAACCTACACAGGTCTATTTACTTGCTGCATTGTTATCGGCTACAGGTGAACAAAATCCTAAACTGGCATGGGATCTGAATATGAATGGTTTACTTAATATTTTAGATCTTGCTATCACTTATAAAACGGCTAAAGTATATTGGCCAAGCTCTATCGCTGTATTCGGACCAAATTCACCTAAAGTGAATACGCCTCAATATTGCGTGATGGACCCCAATACAGTATATGGAATTAGTAAGCTTGCAGGTGAACGCTGGTGCGAATATTATAACCAGAAATTTGGATTGGATGTACGCAGTATCCGTTATCCGGGATTGATCAGCTGGAAAGCAGCTCCTGGAGGAGGAACGACGGATTATGCGATCCATATTTTCCATGATGCTTTAACAAAAGGAAGTTATGCTTCTTTCTTAAATGCAGAAACGGAATTGCCAATGATGTATATGGACGATGCTATCCGTGGTACCATCCAATTAATGGACGCGGAATCAAGTAAAATCTCCATCCGTTCCAGCTATAACTTTGGAGGGGTAAGCTTTACGCCGGAGGTTTTAGCTACAGAAATCAAAAAACATATTCCGGATTTTAACTTAACTTACAAGGATAATGACCCACGTCAGGAAATTGCCAATAGCTGGCCACGTTCTATCGACGATAGCTTTGCGCAGCAGGACTGGGGATGGAAACCGGAGTTTGACTTGTCAAAAATGACGGTAGACATGTTGAAAAACTTGCAAAATAAATCATAAGTAAGGGAAATCCTTAAATAAAATATACAATGGGAAGAGCATTTGAGTTTAGAAAAGAAAGGAAATTTAAGCGTTGGGCAAAGATGGCCGTTCAATTTACCAGGATAGGTAAAGAGATCGTAATGGCGGTTAAGGATGGTGGTCCATCACCGGACACCAACTCACGTTTACGGACAGCAATCCAAAATGCGAAGGCGGTAAATATGCCTAAGGATAGGGTAGATGCTGCAATTAAAAGAGCCTCCAACAAGGACGAAAATGGTTACGAAGAGTTTGTTTACGAAGGTTACGCACAACATGGTGTCGCAATTCTGATCGAAACAGCTACTGACAATACGAACAGAACGGTGGCGAATGTGCGCAGTTACTTCAATAAAACAGGTGGTACTTTGGGTAAAACAGGTTCCCTGGATTTCATTTTCAGCCGTAAGTCTATCTTCCGTTTCTTACCGGGAGAAAAAGATCTGGAAGAACTGGAGTTTGAATTGATTGATGCAGGTTTAGAAGAACTATACCTGGAGGCAGATGAAGAAGGAAATGACATCGCAGTAGTACAAACTGCTTTCGAAGACTTCGGAAAAATGCAAAAGGCATTAGAAGATACTGGTGTGGAAATGAAAAGCGCAAAATTAGAGCGTATTTCTCAATCCACTACCCCAATTACTGAAGAGCAGGCTGTTGATGTATTTAAGCTGATTGATAAACTGGAAGAGGACGATGATGTTCAGGCGGTTTATCACAATATGGCC
This region of Pedobacter steynii genomic DNA includes:
- a CDS encoding Gfo/Idh/MocA family protein; amino-acid sequence: MEETNKNQDATSRRSFLKTAAVAATAFMIVPRHVLGGRGFTAPSDRLIIAGIGAGGKGQSDIANFYKSGKAEIGFLCDVHDSRAAASVKAFPKAKYYRDYRELFDKESKNFDAVSVSTPDHSHAIQALAAMQLGKHVYVQKPLTHDIYEARALTAAASKYKVVTQMGNQGASNDGPRQMKEWYDAGLIGDVHTVYAWTDRPVWPQGIPWSANKAQVPSDLDWNLWLGTAPYKDYVEKLVPFNWRGWWDYGTGALGDMGCHLLEAPFSMLNLKYATEVQASVGSVYVDEFKRGYFPDSCPPSSHVTLKFPKTNKTKGDVVVHWMDGGIQPERPEELEANEVFGDGGNGTLFIGTKGKMMASTYSADPRLLPLSKNKDIRVPESLARVKGGADGHYAQWVEACIAGYGKKELSSPFDIAGPLTEALLMANLAIRATDIQLKNDKGKASFPGRNIKLLWDNDKMRVTNFDAVNQYVQREYRKGW
- a CDS encoding hydroxypyruvate isomerase family protein; this translates as MSEELSRRTALKSIVAGTAALGVSAALPAFAMESYKSTALKGNVNHSVCRWCFGGMDLDALCIEAKKIGLKAIDLVGPADWHILKKHGLYSSMCNGAEINLVDGWNDPKFHATLIKNYSEMIPKVAEAGYTQLICFSGNRRGKDDETGWKNCVEGLKQVIGIAEKHNVVLVMELLNSKVDHKDYQCDTTAWGAELAKRLGSENFKLLYDIYHMQIDEGNVIANINKYHQYISHYHTAGVPGRNEIDDTQELFYPAIIKAILATGFKGYLAQEFIPRYQDKIKSLRDAVNICDV
- a CDS encoding aspartate-semialdehyde dehydrogenase, with the protein product MKIAVVGATGLVGTVMLKVLEERNFPLTELIPVASEKSVGKEITFKGKKYAIVNMDTAISMRPDIALFSAGGSTSLEHAPRFAEAGTTVIDNSSAWRMDPSKKLVVPEVNAHELSIDDKIIANPNCSTIQMVVALKPLHDKYKIKRVVVSTYQSVTGTGVKAVEQMMNERKGIDGPMAYPYQIDLNVIPQIDVFVENGYTKEEMKMINETRKIMGDDSIRLTATTVRIPVMGGHSESVNIEFENDFDLADVRELLEKTQGIIVVDDIANLKYPMPKDAHEKDEVFVGRIRRDESMPNSLNMWIVADNLRKGAATNAVQIAEFLVQKGLI
- a CDS encoding nucleoside permease, coding for MNLNNRIKLSSMMFLEFFIWGAWFVTLGTFLGNNLSATGGQSASVFSTQSWGAIIAPFIIGLIADRYFNAEKILGILHLIGAVLMYQMYNATDINVFYPYVLAYMILFMPTLALVNSVSFNQMKDPEKEFSTIRVWGTIGWIAAGLLISFFFHWDTAEAAKSGMLKNTFLMAGIASLVLGLFSFALPKTPPKVASGEKVNVSEILGLNALKLLKDKNFAIFFISSILICIPLAFYYQNAHPFLSNVGLEDPTGKMTIGQISEVLFLLLLPVFFTKFGFKKTILVGMLAWGIRYALFAYGNASDLSFMLILGIALHGICYDFFFVSGQIYTNSAAGEKYKSSAQGLITLATYGVGMLIGFEVAGWITDTYKLADGSFDWKMVWIIPSGIAFVVFLLFALFFTDKKKVEAQLNH
- a CDS encoding 3-keto-disaccharide hydrolase; the protein is MKQYIFSAMFLTAIIGSATAQSGKKGFTKLFDGKSTAGWHTYGQTTAGSKWQVEDGTLHFVPKSGREGGGDLVTDKEYSNFHLKIDWKVAPKANSGIIFYINEDKAKYSNTYSTGLEMQVLDNDGHPDGKITKHRSGDLYDLIKSSSEPVKPVGEWNTAEIISKNGKLELKLNGVKIVSTTLWDDQFKALIAGSKFANWEGFATFKSGKIALQDHGNEVWYRNILIKEL
- a CDS encoding c-type cytochrome, with translation MKHTLFVLACFILALASCGSPESNATNTATTTESTPATSTASTEKHPGERLIATADCIGCHNKVTKVIGPTYEEIAAKYSLNDETIELLAGKIISGGKGVWGEVPMTPHASLSKDDAKEMVRYILSLKK
- a CDS encoding sugar phosphate isomerase/epimerase family protein, yielding MNSRRTFIKNVGIAAAGAIVLPSFACTPAKAKPVGLQLYTLREVIGKDVKGVIEQVAKAGYKEVETYGYSAQGGYWGLDAKAFKSLLDANGLKAPSGHFGLDPFIKDGNQDDLKINIEGAKGIGMDYLTVPWLGENLRSSLDDYKKVAARLNEAAEICKKSGLTLAYHNHDFEFKKYDGGTGYEVMLQETDKDNVKFEMDLYWVVRSGNDPVALFNKYPGRFPMWHVKDMDKAKPSINTEVGSGSIDFKSIFKHAKQAGLKHAIVEQENFSMDPFISIKKSFDHVNHDLI